In Streptomyces sp. NBC_00306, a single genomic region encodes these proteins:
- a CDS encoding 2Fe-2S iron-sulfur cluster-binding protein, whose translation MTAIPLGPPRRLVEFTLDDAPVRVPEGDTILDACRAAGKDIPTLCQGDTLTPKNACRVCVVEVEGARTLAPACSRRAEPGMTVRTDTERARHSRKVVLELLASSTDLSTTPRAAEWIKEYEAKPARFGPDAATVNEEPKVDNDLYVRDYDKCILCYKCVDACGEQWQNTFAIAVAGRGFDARISTEHDAPLTDSACVYCGNCIEVCPTGALSFKSEFDMRAAGTWDESAQTETTTVCAYCGVGCNLTLHVQENEIVKVTSPHDNPVTHGNLCIKGRFGYQHVQNRI comes from the coding sequence ATGACCGCGATACCGCTCGGGCCGCCGCGGCGGCTGGTCGAGTTCACCCTCGACGACGCCCCCGTCAGGGTCCCCGAGGGTGACACGATCCTGGACGCCTGCCGGGCCGCCGGCAAGGACATCCCCACGCTGTGCCAGGGCGACACGCTCACACCGAAGAACGCCTGCCGGGTGTGTGTGGTGGAGGTGGAGGGGGCGCGGACGCTCGCGCCGGCCTGTTCGCGCCGCGCGGAGCCCGGCATGACGGTGCGTACGGACACCGAGCGGGCCCGGCACAGCCGCAAGGTCGTGCTGGAACTGCTGGCCTCCTCCACCGATCTGTCGACCACCCCCCGGGCGGCCGAGTGGATCAAGGAGTACGAGGCGAAGCCCGCCCGGTTCGGCCCCGACGCGGCGACGGTCAACGAGGAGCCGAAGGTCGACAACGACCTGTACGTCCGCGACTACGACAAGTGCATCCTCTGCTACAAGTGCGTGGACGCGTGCGGCGAGCAGTGGCAGAACACCTTCGCCATCGCGGTGGCGGGCCGCGGTTTCGACGCCCGTATCTCCACCGAGCACGACGCCCCGCTCACCGACTCGGCGTGTGTCTACTGCGGCAACTGCATCGAGGTGTGCCCGACGGGCGCGCTCTCCTTCAAGTCGGAGTTCGACATGCGCGCGGCGGGTACCTGGGACGAGTCGGCGCAGACGGAGACGACCACGGTCTGCGCCTACTGCGGTGTCGGCTGCAACCTCACGCTCCATGTGCAGGAGAATGAGATCGTCAAGGTCACCTCGCCGCACGACAACCCGGTGACCCACGGCAACCTCTGCATCAAGGGTCGCTTCGGCTACCAACACGTACAGAATCGGATTTGA
- a CDS encoding NAD(P)H-dependent oxidoreductase subunit E: MDLKFADAAKVTDDERDAVDALLGPAGTGWEGGTERTDEDLRWARGGAAARERRDLLLPALHAVNDRVGWLSEGALDYICRRLTVPPAEAYGVATFYSLFSVRPRASKVLHVCTDLSCAAKGSSTLTAALEDRLGPDVAYQPSPCLGLCERAPAALVMQAGQGDPARPAGEEPADGRTGYATAVVAPATAEAVMTAVAAVAGAPAEAGARTAVPQAGDPGLTLLRRVGVVDPLSIDDYRSHGGYAALRRAFALGPAGVIREVTDSGLVGRGGAAFPTGRKWQATASQPDHPHYLVCNADESEPGTFKDRVLMEGDPYALIEAMTVAGYAIGARRGYLYLRGEYPRALAHLTNAIDQARARNLLGDDILGHGYAFDIEIRRGAGAYICGEETAIFNSIEGYRGEPRSKPPFPVEKGLFGKPTAVNNVETLVNVLPILTGRAEETKLFCLSGNVARPGVYELPFGATLGELIERAGPPRTIRAVLLGGAAGSFVRPDELDIPLTFEGTRAAGTTLGSGVILVLDDTVELPRILLRIAEFFRDESCGQCVPCRVGTVRQEEALHRINDRTGAAAADDIALLREVGSAMRDASICGLGQTAWNAVESAIDRLGAYE, translated from the coding sequence ATGGACCTGAAGTTCGCCGACGCGGCGAAGGTGACGGACGACGAACGGGACGCGGTCGACGCCCTGCTGGGGCCGGCCGGGACGGGCTGGGAGGGCGGCACGGAACGCACCGACGAGGATCTGCGCTGGGCGCGCGGCGGTGCGGCGGCACGCGAGCGGCGGGATCTGCTGCTGCCGGCCCTGCATGCGGTGAACGACCGGGTGGGCTGGCTGAGTGAGGGGGCGCTCGACTACATCTGCCGGCGTCTGACGGTGCCACCGGCCGAGGCGTACGGCGTGGCGACCTTCTACTCGCTGTTCTCGGTGCGGCCGCGGGCGTCGAAGGTGCTGCACGTGTGCACCGACCTGTCGTGCGCGGCGAAGGGCTCGTCCACCCTGACAGCCGCGCTCGAGGACCGGCTCGGGCCCGATGTGGCCTACCAGCCGAGCCCGTGCCTGGGCCTGTGCGAACGTGCCCCCGCCGCGCTGGTCATGCAGGCGGGGCAGGGGGATCCGGCCCGGCCCGCGGGCGAGGAACCGGCCGACGGCCGTACCGGATACGCGACAGCCGTCGTCGCCCCCGCGACGGCGGAGGCCGTCATGACCGCGGTCGCCGCCGTGGCCGGCGCACCCGCCGAGGCGGGCGCCCGTACGGCCGTGCCGCAGGCGGGCGACCCCGGGCTGACGCTGCTGAGGCGGGTCGGCGTCGTCGATCCGCTGAGCATCGACGACTACCGATCGCACGGTGGTTACGCGGCTCTCCGCCGCGCCTTCGCCCTCGGCCCGGCCGGTGTGATCCGGGAGGTCACCGACTCCGGGCTCGTCGGGCGCGGCGGTGCCGCGTTCCCGACCGGCCGCAAGTGGCAGGCGACCGCCTCGCAGCCCGACCACCCCCACTACCTGGTGTGCAACGCGGACGAGAGCGAACCGGGGACCTTCAAGGACCGGGTCCTGATGGAGGGCGATCCGTACGCCCTGATCGAGGCGATGACCGTCGCCGGGTACGCCATCGGGGCCCGCCGGGGCTATCTGTACCTCCGCGGCGAGTACCCCCGCGCGCTGGCACACCTGACGAACGCCATCGACCAGGCCCGGGCCCGCAATCTGCTCGGCGACGACATCCTCGGCCACGGGTACGCGTTCGACATCGAGATACGGCGCGGCGCGGGCGCGTACATCTGCGGCGAGGAGACCGCGATCTTCAACTCGATCGAGGGCTACCGCGGCGAGCCGCGCAGCAAGCCGCCGTTCCCCGTCGAGAAGGGCCTCTTCGGCAAGCCGACGGCGGTCAACAACGTGGAGACGCTCGTCAACGTCCTGCCGATCCTCACCGGGCGCGCCGAGGAGACCAAGCTCTTCTGCCTCTCGGGGAACGTGGCACGGCCGGGCGTGTACGAACTGCCCTTCGGGGCCACGCTCGGCGAGCTCATCGAACGTGCGGGACCGCCGCGCACCATCCGCGCCGTCCTGCTCGGCGGCGCGGCCGGCAGCTTCGTCCGGCCCGACGAGCTGGACATCCCCCTCACCTTCGAGGGGACACGGGCCGCGGGCACGACGCTCGGTTCGGGGGTGATCCTCGTACTCGACGACACCGTCGAGCTGCCGCGCATCCTGCTGCGGATCGCGGAGTTCTTCCGGGACGAGTCCTGCGGTCAGTGCGTGCCCTGCCGGGTCGGCACGGTCCGGCAGGAGGAGGCCCTGCACCGCATCAACGACCGTACGGGCGCCGCCGCCGCGGACGACATCGCCCTGCTGCGCGAGGTCGGCAGTGCCATGCGCGACGCATCGATCTGCGGTCTGGGCCAGACCGCCTGGAACGCCGTCGAATCCGCCATCGACCGGCTGGGAGCCTACGAATGA
- a CDS encoding molybdopterin oxidoreductase family protein, producing the protein MKKKPQKTYPRLTHPLVRDDDGQLRRASWDEALDRAAAGFRQAREQHGPDAFAMLSCARATNEMNYVAQKFTRVVMGTNNVDSCNRTCHAPSVAGLSAVFGSGGGTSSYEEVDHTDLIVMWGSNARFAHPIFFQHVLKGIRNGARMYAVDPRRTSTAEWAESWLGLNVGTDIPLAHAVGREIIHAGLVNRAFVERATTGFEEYAALVEPWTLTAAEKVTGVPAAAIRELAHAYATAERAQLCWTLGITEHHNGTDNVRALINLSLLTGQVGRYGAGVQPLRGQNNVQGGGDMGAIPNRLPGFQDILDPVARTKFERTWDAVIQPRYGMTLTEMFEAMESRDLRAVYCIGENPAQSEADSEQAVRRLKSLDHLVVQDIFLTKTAEMADVVLPATAAWAETEGTTTNSERRVQRVRAALVPPGEAREDIDILCAMAERLGHDGWKFADSEAVWNELRSLSPDHFGMTYDRLDEHAGLQWPCPDVDTLPSSFLHARLWETDPVKRGTPAAFGLVQHDPPVDLTDEEYPLRLTTGRRLDSYNTGVQSGSFASPLRRGEYIELCPEDAAAYGVEADEEVRISSRRGSVTAPVWIDPGLRPGLAFMTMHFPDEVDTNQLTIEANCPIAGTAEFKASAIRIEKLVPAWT; encoded by the coding sequence ATGAAGAAGAAGCCGCAGAAGACGTATCCGAGGCTCACCCATCCGCTGGTCCGCGACGACGACGGACAGTTGCGCAGGGCCAGTTGGGACGAGGCACTGGACCGGGCGGCGGCCGGCTTCCGCCAGGCCCGGGAACAACACGGCCCCGACGCCTTCGCGATGCTCTCCTGCGCCCGTGCCACCAATGAAATGAACTATGTGGCGCAGAAGTTCACCCGCGTGGTGATGGGCACGAACAATGTCGACTCCTGCAACCGCACCTGTCACGCGCCGAGCGTGGCGGGCCTCTCCGCCGTCTTCGGCTCCGGCGGGGGGACCTCGTCCTACGAGGAGGTCGACCACACCGATCTCATCGTGATGTGGGGCTCCAACGCCCGCTTCGCCCACCCGATCTTCTTCCAGCACGTGCTCAAGGGGATACGCAACGGCGCGCGCATGTACGCGGTCGATCCCCGGCGCACCTCGACGGCCGAGTGGGCGGAGAGCTGGCTCGGCCTCAACGTCGGCACCGACATCCCGCTCGCGCACGCCGTCGGCCGGGAGATCATCCACGCCGGCCTGGTCAACCGGGCTTTCGTGGAGCGGGCGACGACCGGTTTCGAGGAGTACGCCGCACTCGTCGAACCCTGGACCCTGACGGCCGCCGAGAAGGTGACGGGCGTGCCGGCCGCCGCGATCCGTGAACTGGCGCACGCCTACGCCACGGCCGAACGGGCCCAGCTGTGCTGGACCCTCGGCATCACCGAGCACCACAACGGCACCGACAACGTGCGGGCACTGATCAACCTGTCGCTCCTGACCGGCCAGGTGGGGCGCTACGGAGCCGGGGTCCAGCCGCTGCGCGGCCAGAACAACGTCCAGGGTGGCGGCGACATGGGCGCCATCCCCAACCGGCTGCCCGGCTTCCAGGACATCCTCGATCCGGTGGCCCGCACCAAGTTCGAGCGGACCTGGGACGCGGTCATCCAGCCCCGCTACGGCATGACGCTCACCGAGATGTTCGAGGCGATGGAGAGCCGGGACCTGCGTGCCGTGTACTGCATCGGCGAGAACCCCGCTCAGTCCGAGGCCGACAGCGAACAGGCGGTACGGCGGCTGAAGTCGCTCGACCATCTGGTGGTGCAGGACATCTTCCTGACGAAGACCGCGGAGATGGCCGACGTGGTCCTGCCCGCGACGGCGGCCTGGGCCGAGACGGAGGGCACGACGACGAACAGCGAGCGCCGGGTGCAGCGGGTCCGGGCCGCGCTCGTGCCGCCGGGCGAGGCCCGCGAGGACATCGACATCCTCTGCGCGATGGCCGAACGCCTCGGCCACGACGGCTGGAAGTTCGCCGACTCGGAGGCGGTGTGGAACGAGCTGCGCTCCCTGTCCCCCGACCACTTCGGCATGACGTACGACCGCCTCGACGAGCACGCCGGCCTCCAGTGGCCCTGCCCCGACGTGGACACACTGCCCTCCAGCTTCCTGCACGCGCGGCTGTGGGAGACCGACCCAGTCAAGCGCGGCACCCCGGCGGCGTTCGGGCTCGTCCAGCACGATCCGCCGGTGGATCTCACCGACGAGGAGTACCCGCTGCGGCTGACGACCGGCCGGCGGCTCGACTCGTACAACACCGGTGTGCAGAGCGGCAGTTTCGCCTCTCCGCTGCGCCGTGGTGAGTACATCGAGCTGTGTCCCGAGGACGCGGCGGCCTACGGGGTCGAGGCGGACGAGGAGGTGCGGATCTCGTCGCGGCGCGGCTCGGTGACGGCACCCGTGTGGATCGACCCCGGGCTGCGGCCGGGGCTCGCGTTCATGACCATGCACTTCCCGGACGAGGTCGACACCAACCAGCTCACCATCGAGGCGAACTGCCCGATCGCGGGCACGGCCGAGTTCAAGGCGTCCGCGATCCGCATCGAGAAGCTGGTGCCGGCATGGACCTGA
- a CDS encoding 2-dehydropantoate 2-reductase: MKVAVVGAGAIGAYVGAALHRAGAEVHLIARGAHLAAMRRDGVRVLSPRGDYTARPNATDDPASVGPVDHVFLGLKANSYAASGPLVHPLLHERTSVIAAQNGIPWWYFHGLPGPYTGRRIESVDPGGSVSATLPPERAIGCVVYAATELEAPGVVRHLEGTRFSIGEPDLSVSRRCLEFSEAMVAGGLKCPVEPDLRNDIWIKLLGNISFNPISALSRATMAQICRHRDTKALVETMMRETLDVAAAVGCHPKISVEKRIAGAERVGDHKTSTLQDLEKGKPLELDVLLAAVVELAALTRTPVPKLCAVHALADLLATTASAGSAA; encoded by the coding sequence GTGAAAGTCGCAGTTGTCGGCGCCGGAGCCATCGGCGCATACGTCGGGGCCGCGCTGCACCGCGCCGGCGCCGAAGTCCACCTCATCGCCCGCGGTGCGCACCTCGCGGCCATGCGCCGTGACGGTGTCCGTGTCCTCAGCCCGCGCGGCGACTACACCGCGCGGCCCAACGCCACCGACGACCCCGCCTCCGTCGGGCCCGTCGACCATGTCTTCCTGGGCCTCAAGGCGAACTCCTACGCGGCGTCGGGCCCGCTGGTCCATCCCCTGCTCCACGAGCGCACCTCGGTGATCGCCGCACAGAACGGCATCCCGTGGTGGTACTTCCACGGGCTGCCCGGCCCGTACACCGGACGCCGCATCGAGAGCGTCGACCCGGGCGGTTCGGTGAGCGCGACACTGCCGCCGGAACGCGCCATCGGATGTGTCGTCTACGCGGCGACCGAACTCGAAGCACCCGGCGTCGTACGCCACTTGGAGGGCACGCGCTTCTCCATCGGCGAACCCGACCTGAGTGTGTCGCGGCGCTGCCTCGAGTTCAGTGAGGCCATGGTCGCGGGCGGGCTGAAGTGTCCCGTCGAACCCGACCTGCGCAACGACATCTGGATCAAGCTGCTCGGCAACATCTCCTTCAACCCGATCAGCGCACTCTCCCGGGCCACGATGGCGCAGATCTGTCGCCACCGGGACACGAAAGCCCTGGTCGAGACGATGATGCGGGAAACCCTCGACGTCGCGGCCGCTGTCGGATGCCACCCCAAGATCTCCGTGGAGAAGCGCATCGCCGGCGCCGAACGCGTCGGCGACCACAAGACCTCCACCCTCCAGGACCTGGAGAAGGGCAAGCCGCTCGAACTGGACGTGCTGCTCGCGGCAGTCGTCGAGCTCGCCGCACTCACCAGGACCCCGGTGCCGAAACTCTGCGCCGTGCACGCGCTCGCCGATCTCCTTGCCACCACCGCCTCAGCAGGAAGTGCAGCATGA
- a CDS encoding beta-ketoacyl-ACP synthase III, with amino-acid sequence MTGTRITALGHYQPAKVLTNEDLAAMVDTSDEWIRSRVGIRTRHVAAEGEPVDELAAHAAAKALAAAGLTPGDIDLVLVATSTAIDRSPNMAARVAARLGMGSPAVMDLNVVCAGFTHALATADHAVRAGSAERALVIGADKMAAVADWSDRTSCVLVGDGAGAAVVEATREGERPGIGPVLWGSVPEMGHAVRIEGTPPRFAQEGQSVYRWATTQLPPIARKVCERGGVTPEELAAVVLHQANLRIIEPVAQKIGAVNAVIARDVVESGNTSAASIPLALSKLIERGEIASGDPVLLFGFGGNLSYAGQIVRCP; translated from the coding sequence ATGACCGGCACGCGCATCACCGCGCTGGGGCACTACCAGCCCGCCAAGGTGCTCACCAACGAGGACCTGGCGGCCATGGTCGACACCAGTGACGAGTGGATCCGCTCGCGTGTCGGTATCCGGACCCGGCACGTCGCGGCGGAGGGCGAGCCGGTCGACGAGCTCGCCGCGCACGCCGCGGCCAAGGCCCTGGCCGCTGCCGGCCTCACTCCCGGGGACATCGACCTCGTCCTGGTCGCCACCTCCACGGCGATCGACCGGTCCCCGAACATGGCGGCGCGCGTCGCGGCGCGGCTCGGCATGGGCTCACCGGCCGTGATGGACCTCAATGTCGTCTGCGCGGGCTTCACCCACGCCCTCGCCACCGCCGACCACGCCGTGCGCGCCGGGTCGGCCGAGCGGGCACTGGTCATCGGCGCCGACAAGATGGCCGCGGTGGCCGACTGGAGCGACCGCACCAGCTGCGTGCTCGTCGGTGACGGCGCGGGGGCCGCGGTCGTCGAGGCGACCCGGGAGGGCGAGCGCCCGGGTATCGGTCCGGTGCTGTGGGGCTCGGTCCCCGAGATGGGCCATGCCGTACGGATCGAGGGCACCCCGCCGCGCTTCGCGCAGGAGGGCCAGTCCGTCTACCGGTGGGCCACCACGCAGCTGCCGCCCATCGCCCGAAAGGTATGCGAGCGCGGCGGAGTCACGCCCGAGGAGCTGGCTGCGGTCGTCCTCCACCAGGCGAATCTGCGGATCATCGAACCCGTCGCCCAGAAGATCGGCGCCGTGAACGCCGTCATCGCCCGCGATGTGGTCGAGTCCGGCAACACCTCGGCCGCCTCCATCCCGCTGGCGCTGTCGAAGCTGATCGAGCGCGGGGAGATCGCGTCCGGCGACCCCGTGCTGCTGTTCGGCTTCGGCGGCAACCTCTCCTACGCGGGCCAGATCGTCCGCTGCCCCTGA
- a CDS encoding NUDIX domain-containing protein has translation MVAKRSAGLLLFRSTGTETEVLIGHMGGPYWQGRDEKAWSVPKGEYLAEEQPMAAARREFEEELGLAPPDGEWLPLGDARQSSGKTVIAWAMEGDLDIGLVVPGTFTMEWPPRSGRMEEFPEIDRVAWLRLDEAREKLVAGQQVFIDRLKDLLDGRGEPGTA, from the coding sequence ATGGTGGCGAAGCGAAGCGCGGGCCTTCTGCTGTTCCGCAGCACGGGCACGGAGACCGAGGTGCTCATCGGGCACATGGGAGGCCCGTACTGGCAGGGCCGGGACGAGAAGGCCTGGTCGGTGCCGAAGGGCGAGTACCTCGCCGAGGAGCAGCCGATGGCCGCGGCCCGTCGGGAGTTCGAGGAGGAGCTCGGGCTCGCGCCGCCCGACGGCGAGTGGCTGCCGCTCGGCGACGCCCGCCAGTCGAGCGGGAAGACCGTGATCGCCTGGGCGATGGAGGGCGACCTCGACATCGGCCTCGTGGTGCCGGGCACGTTCACCATGGAGTGGCCGCCTCGCTCGGGCCGGATGGAGGAGTTCCCGGAGATCGACCGGGTCGCATGGCTCCGGCTGGACGAGGCGCGCGAGAAGCTGGTCGCCGGCCAGCAGGTCTTCATCGACCGTCTGAAGGACCTTCTCGACGGTCGCGGGGAGCCCGGCACGGCGTGA
- a CDS encoding GntR family transcriptional regulator, with protein sequence MLSAGLPQGAVPKLERPGPLRERVYEALLELITTRALSPGQHLVESELAGHLGVSRQPVREALQRLNTEGWVDLRPAQGAFVHEPTEDEADQLLSVRTLLEAEAARLAAANSGSAGIAELEELCAQGERAVADDDVDLAVATNATFHAKVMELAGNVVLRELAAQVDRRVRWYYTPVARQRGRQSWIEHRELIAAIADRDERRATEVMKAHTEHTRQTYHQREQA encoded by the coding sequence ATGTTGTCCGCAGGACTGCCGCAGGGCGCCGTGCCCAAGCTGGAACGACCTGGTCCGCTGCGTGAGCGTGTGTACGAGGCGTTGCTGGAGCTGATCACGACGCGGGCGCTGAGCCCCGGCCAGCATCTGGTCGAGAGTGAACTCGCCGGGCATCTCGGGGTCTCCCGGCAGCCCGTGCGCGAGGCGTTGCAGCGGCTGAACACCGAGGGATGGGTCGATCTACGGCCGGCGCAGGGCGCGTTCGTCCACGAGCCCACCGAGGACGAGGCAGACCAACTGCTCTCCGTGCGCACCCTGCTGGAGGCCGAGGCCGCCCGCCTCGCCGCGGCGAACTCCGGCTCCGCGGGCATCGCCGAGCTGGAAGAGCTCTGCGCGCAGGGTGAGCGGGCCGTCGCCGACGACGACGTGGATCTGGCGGTGGCCACCAACGCCACGTTCCACGCCAAGGTGATGGAGCTCGCCGGGAACGTCGTCCTGCGGGAACTGGCCGCCCAGGTGGACCGTCGTGTCCGCTGGTACTACACGCCCGTGGCGCGGCAGCGTGGCCGGCAGTCGTGGATCGAGCACCGCGAACTGATCGCGGCGATCGCGGACCGCGACGAGCGGCGCGCGACCGAGGTCATGAAGGCACACACCGAGCACACCCGTCAGACGTACCACCAGCGCGAACAGGCGTAG
- a CDS encoding MFS transporter yields the protein MTSDVRKLPTGFGRLWTAQTVSSLGDGVSHAALPLLALTLTRDPMALAAVTAAGTLPWMLFGVLGGALVDRWDRRRTMWVADAARAALLAIPAAAAVLDVLSIPLLAGVAFLLGLGGLFFDTAATAYLPDLLRRDPALLERANSRLRGAQTAMSGFAGPPAGSALLALGRAVPLLADAVSFLFSALLVRTLPATPRPAPQARESLLRQARAGASYVFRDQLLLGLALRPAVGNIAFLAVETVLALFAHDRLGIDTFGFGLLLTAEATGGLLGAGIASFLGRRLGTGAALTCTAAVEGLAILGLATAPNPYLAGLALAVCGAGMGATMVLAPSLRQAIVPAHLMGRVASTSRMLAMCAAPFGAFLGGWLATAYDVRTPLYAAAGLLLTMTTITATMTSNRRVEAALRAAAPADDPDHPESRAPVLKRA from the coding sequence GTGACGTCGGACGTTCGGAAGTTGCCGACCGGCTTCGGGCGGCTGTGGACGGCACAGACCGTGTCCTCGCTCGGTGACGGGGTGTCGCATGCCGCGCTGCCGCTGCTCGCGTTGACGTTGACGCGGGATCCGATGGCGCTCGCCGCCGTCACGGCCGCCGGGACGCTGCCGTGGATGCTCTTCGGGGTGCTCGGCGGTGCGCTGGTGGATCGCTGGGACCGTCGGCGCACGATGTGGGTCGCGGACGCGGCGCGTGCGGCGCTGCTCGCGATTCCGGCGGCAGCGGCCGTGCTCGACGTGCTGAGCATTCCGCTGCTCGCGGGCGTCGCCTTTCTGCTCGGCCTCGGCGGGCTGTTCTTCGATACGGCCGCCACGGCCTACCTGCCGGATCTGCTCCGCCGCGACCCCGCGCTCCTGGAGCGCGCCAACTCCCGTCTGCGCGGCGCCCAGACCGCCATGTCCGGTTTCGCGGGGCCGCCGGCGGGCAGTGCGCTGCTCGCGCTCGGGCGGGCGGTTCCCCTGCTCGCCGACGCGGTGTCGTTCCTGTTCTCCGCGCTGCTCGTCCGTACGCTGCCCGCCACGCCCCGGCCCGCACCGCAGGCGCGTGAGTCGCTGCTGCGGCAGGCGCGGGCCGGCGCCTCGTACGTGTTCCGGGATCAGCTGCTACTCGGGCTCGCGCTGCGTCCGGCGGTCGGGAACATCGCCTTCCTCGCAGTGGAGACCGTGCTCGCCCTCTTCGCGCACGATCGTCTCGGCATCGACACCTTCGGCTTCGGCCTGCTGCTCACGGCGGAGGCCACCGGCGGTCTGCTCGGCGCAGGCATCGCCTCCTTCCTCGGCCGACGACTCGGCACCGGCGCCGCGTTGACGTGCACGGCCGCAGTCGAGGGACTCGCCATTCTGGGCCTTGCCACCGCCCCGAACCCGTATCTCGCCGGCCTCGCACTCGCCGTCTGCGGAGCGGGCATGGGCGCCACGATGGTGCTCGCGCCCTCCCTCCGACAGGCGATCGTCCCTGCCCACCTGATGGGCCGGGTCGCCTCCACCTCCCGCATGCTCGCCATGTGCGCCGCCCCCTTCGGTGCCTTCCTCGGCGGCTGGCTGGCCACCGCCTACGACGTGCGAACCCCGCTGTACGCCGCCGCCGGCCTCCTCCTCACCATGACCACCATCACCGCGACCATGACCAGCAACCGCCGGGTCGAGGCGGCACTGCGCGCCGCCGCCCCGGCCGATGATCCGGATCACCCGGAATCCCGGGCCCCCGTACTGAAGCGTGCGTGA
- a CDS encoding ArsR/SmtB family transcription factor, producing MPTDDLPETFHVTTDEQLRAVSNLTRHRIMAVLRFEPATITQIAERVGLAKGSSSYHVRLLERAGLVKVVRTRKVRGVTERYYAMAARSVTLPDPGEGGPDVLMRHAVADLEASAADGERHVRMAHLRLTEEQFAELGARLEELADEYRELSDPSLPDASLVFALFHPAPRRQTGGDAK from the coding sequence ATGCCTACCGATGATCTCCCCGAGACGTTTCACGTCACCACTGACGAGCAGCTGCGTGCCGTCTCCAATCTCACGCGCCACCGGATCATGGCAGTGCTCCGCTTCGAGCCCGCGACGATCACGCAGATCGCCGAGCGAGTGGGCCTCGCGAAGGGGAGTTCCAGCTACCACGTGCGGCTGCTGGAGCGGGCCGGCCTGGTGAAGGTGGTACGGACACGAAAGGTGCGGGGGGTCACCGAGCGGTACTACGCGATGGCCGCGCGGTCGGTCACGCTGCCGGATCCGGGCGAAGGAGGGCCGGATGTGCTGATGCGCCACGCGGTGGCGGACCTGGAGGCGTCGGCGGCGGACGGCGAGCGGCACGTGCGGATGGCGCATCTGCGGCTCACCGAGGAGCAGTTCGCGGAGCTGGGAGCGCGGCTGGAGGAACTGGCGGACGAGTACCGGGAGCTGTCCGATCCGTCGCTGCCGGACGCGTCACTCGTCTTCGCACTGTTCCACCCGGCACCGCGCCGGCAGACCGGAGGGGACGCCAAGTGA
- a CDS encoding ROK family transcriptional regulator, which translates to MTARPANAHQARLLKLLRDGGPNSRAQLGDQVDLSRSKLAVEVDRLLETGLVVADGLAASRGGRRSHNIRLAPELRFLGVDIGATSIDVAVTNAELEVLGHLNHPMDVREGPVAVFEQVLSMAAKLRATGLAEGFDGAGIGVPGPVRFPEGVPVAPPIMPGWDGFPVREALSQDLGCPVMVDNDVNLMAMGEQHAGVARSVVDFLCIKIGTGIGCGIVVGGEVYRGTTGSAGDIGHIQVEPDGRPCACGNKGCLEAHFSGAALAGDAEEAARSGRSEELAARLETAGRLTAVDVAAAAAAGDTTSIELIREGGNRVGQVIAGLVSFFNPGLVVIGGGVTGLGHTLLASVRTQVYRQSLPLATGNLPIVLGELGPTAGVIGAARLISDHLFSPA; encoded by the coding sequence ATGACCGCTCGACCCGCGAACGCGCATCAGGCGCGACTCCTCAAGCTGCTGCGCGACGGGGGCCCCAACTCCCGTGCGCAGCTCGGCGACCAGGTCGATCTCTCCCGGTCCAAGCTCGCCGTCGAGGTCGACCGGCTGCTGGAGACCGGACTGGTGGTCGCCGACGGACTCGCCGCCTCGCGCGGCGGCCGGCGTTCCCACAACATCCGGCTCGCGCCCGAACTGCGCTTTCTCGGTGTGGACATCGGCGCCACGTCCATCGACGTGGCCGTCACCAACGCCGAACTGGAAGTGCTCGGACACCTCAACCACCCGATGGACGTCCGCGAGGGTCCGGTCGCCGTCTTCGAGCAGGTGCTGTCGATGGCCGCCAAGCTGCGGGCAACCGGCCTCGCCGAGGGCTTCGACGGCGCGGGCATCGGTGTGCCGGGTCCGGTCCGCTTCCCCGAGGGCGTGCCGGTCGCACCGCCGATCATGCCCGGCTGGGACGGATTCCCGGTCCGCGAGGCGCTCAGCCAGGACCTCGGCTGCCCGGTCATGGTCGACAACGACGTGAATCTCATGGCGATGGGGGAGCAGCACGCGGGCGTCGCGCGCTCCGTCGTGGACTTCCTCTGCATCAAGATCGGCACCGGTATCGGCTGCGGCATCGTCGTCGGCGGAGAGGTCTACCGCGGTACGACGGGCAGCGCGGGCGACATCGGCCACATCCAGGTCGAGCCCGACGGCCGCCCCTGCGCCTGCGGTAACAAGGGCTGCCTGGAGGCCCACTTCAGTGGTGCCGCACTGGCCGGGGACGCCGAGGAAGCGGCCCGCAGCGGCCGCTCCGAAGAACTCGCCGCACGGCTGGAGACGGCTGGTCGGCTCACCGCCGTCGATGTCGCGGCCGCGGCGGCCGCCGGTGACACCACCTCGATCGAGCTGATCCGAGAGGGAGGCAACCGCGTCGGCCAGGTCATCGCCGGGCTCGTCAGCTTCTTCAATCCGGGTCTCGTGGTGATCGGCGGCGGGGTGACCGGACTCGGTCACACGCTGCTGGCCAGCGTCCGGACCCAGGTCTACCGCCAGTCGCTGCCCCTGGCCACCGGGAACCTGCCCATTGTGCTGGGCGAGTTGGGGCCGACCGCCGGAGTGATCGGCGCGGCCCGGCTCATCAGCGACCACCTCTTCTCACCGGCCTGA